Genomic window (Hallerella porci):
CGGGGAACGCTATGTCAAGAAGTTCGACGGGTTCCAGCACCTGCTCGTGCTGTTGTTCGCTGTATTCAAAAATTACAGGTCCCTGCGCGAAATCCTTACGGGAGTGAACACGGAAGCGAGGCACCTGTGGCACGCCGGGTTCACGGGACCGCTGAAGATGAGCACTTTTTCCGACGCGAACAACAGACGCCCCTGCAAGTTCTTCGAGGCCGTCTACAAGTCGCTCTACGAAAAGTTCGGCCGTTTTTTACCGGACAG
Coding sequences:
- a CDS encoding DUF4372 domain-containing protein, producing MECRNFTGQPIYAQITKYLSKGEILGQSRSVGGERYVKKFDGFQHLLVLLFAVFKNYRSLREILTGVNTEARHLWHAGFTGPLKMSTFSDANNRRPCKFFEAVYKSLYEKFGRFLPD